The following proteins are co-located in the Halococcus salsus genome:
- a CDS encoding topoisomerase DNA-binding C4 zinc finger domain-containing protein, with the protein MPHAIRVFAGDCTVTTTGSRESDLRGEVVVLLKPDNTVLVHDRDGYQPVAWLTRPESLVYDGTADGAFSLTAVDDDSRLDITANEEYGLGRYPASRAGTPVGTCPDCDGVLTRANGAVTCLDCAARYGLPAGAEILDETCPSCGLPTMRVERGRELTLCIDRECQSLDAAVTAAFDRTWDCPDCDGSLRIIRNGNLLAGCENYPDCETAFAFPTGVVDGECDCGLPAFETASGRRCLDATCERAG; encoded by the coding sequence ATGCCCCACGCTATCCGGGTCTTCGCCGGCGACTGCACCGTCACCACGACGGGCTCCCGGGAGAGCGACCTCCGTGGCGAGGTCGTCGTCCTCCTCAAACCCGACAACACCGTGCTGGTCCACGACCGCGACGGCTACCAGCCCGTCGCGTGGCTCACGCGCCCCGAGAGCCTGGTCTACGACGGAACCGCTGACGGAGCGTTCTCGCTCACCGCCGTCGACGACGACTCGCGGCTCGACATCACTGCGAACGAGGAGTACGGCCTCGGGCGGTATCCCGCCTCCCGCGCGGGGACGCCCGTGGGAACCTGCCCCGATTGCGACGGCGTACTCACCCGCGCGAACGGTGCCGTGACGTGTCTCGACTGTGCGGCACGCTACGGGCTGCCCGCGGGTGCCGAGATCCTCGACGAAACCTGTCCGTCGTGCGGCCTGCCGACGATGCGCGTCGAACGCGGCCGGGAACTCACACTCTGTATCGACCGTGAGTGTCAGTCGCTCGACGCGGCGGTCACGGCGGCGTTCGATCGGACCTGGGATTGTCCGGACTGTGACGGGAGCCTCCGGATCATCCGGAACGGCAACCTTCTCGCCGGCTGTGAGAACTACCCCGACTGCGAGACGGCGTTCGCCTTCCCGACGGGTGTCGTCGACGGCGAGTGCGACTGCGGGCTGCCGGCGTTCGAGACCGCCAGCGGCCGGCGGTGTCTCGACGCGACCTGTGAGCGCGCCGGCTGA